The nucleotide sequence gaaacaaactaaggttTGGGGAAGGGGAAGTTGGGGGGGGCATGGGGTAACTTGGTGATGGACACTAAGGAGGTCACCTGATGTTATGAGCACTGGATGCTGTATGCTACTGATtattcactaaattctacccctgacaCTAGtcatacactatatgttaactaacttgaatttaaataaaaccttgaaaacaaacaaaaaacacaccaaaaaacaaaaacaagcaagaacctacaatgagatatctcctcacacctatgagaatggctaaaaccaacaacacaagaaataataggTCTTGGTGAGGatataaagaaaagggaaccttcttgcactgcTGATGACTATATAGTCTAACCCGTATTGCAGAGCATCAAGAGGAGTGCATATGGGTAGACTGGGGACTCAGCAGATCTAGTTAAAGGATGATGGCTCTAGGATTGTGAAGAAGGAAACAATGGAGAAATGGGAGATACCAAAGAGAAATGATTGTTATGTCTTGGTAATGGTTTTGATGTGCAAAGCTTGGAGGTAATGGTGTAAGATACGGTTCATTGTTTCTGATCTGCACACGTAAACAACAGGTGACTGTCTTCATTAAAATAGTGAGCAGATGAGGAAGATTTTGTATTGAAAAGGAAGAGCAGGTGCTTGGCTTGAATGTCTTGGGTTTGAAATGCTTATCATATACTCAAcaggagaaaacaattttaaaaagtcatctgtaTGAGGcatattattgttttcatttgtttttttttttaagattttatttatttatttgacagagagagatcacaagtcgatggagagagaggcaggcagagagagagagagagagagggaagcaggctccctgctgagcagagagcccgatatgggactcgatcccagtaccctgagatcatgacctgagccgaaggcagcggcttaacccactgagccacccaggcgcccgttttcatttgtttttgcacCTTAaatttcttactaatttttctgAGAAAAGCAGCTTTTTAAGcaccatatttttaaagttattccatttctcatttatttgaaatgctGTATttagtaaacacatgaaaattatataagaGCCATattctgtacttatttttttagttacTTTTCACTGTTGGTGGCACCTTCTACGCTGAAATTATTCTGCTTTGTTAACTTGATACAACCACACTTCTCAGCTCACGTCTCCAgcctcattttgtgtgtgtgtttttactttatattgtAATCATATTAAACTCCTTGTAATTTAACATGAAAATGTTAAACATAATATGAAATACTGTAAAGCTTTGTTTTGTAACCCTTTCTATGTTGCCTGAATGTTGCCTCATCTATATGCTTACATTGCTAACTGCAAATTATTACTTAAGTGTCTGGGTTTAAGGGTCATTTCCTCCAGCAACTAGAGTATTTCTTCAGTAGGGTAACTGTTGACTACTTTTCTTCTGAAAAGTCCTCTTTAGAGGAGACCCTGCATGTTTGGGGCAGAACTTGAGACAAATAAGGATtttccaaaaggagaaaaaggagaaatgctGTCCATGGGGAGTAAAATGATGAATTAAACATAGTGCAAGAAATGAAACTTAGCTGATATTTCAAGTCTCTAGTATGAGATGTGCACACCTAACTAGTTTAAGCCTGCTAGATTAGAGGCAGATACTACATGTTTCAAGCAACTCTGGAAGGAGAACATGATGCATATCAAGGTGTGTGAGAGTCAAGTTACGGAAGGCTTGGGTGATGATGGGAATTTTTTGCCTTGAGATCATGGgctatataatgataaaaatgtgacaggggggcacctggatggctcaatcagttaagcatctgcttttggctcaggtcatgatcctggagccccaggatccaaccctgcatcaggctccccactcactggggaggctgcttctccttctgctcctctcccaaactggtgttctctttctttctcactctctcataaatagataaataaaaatatctttttttcccttttttttctaaatttaaattcaattagccaacttatagtacatcattagcttcagatgtagaGCTCAATAATTCACCAGTTGTGTATAGCACAGTGCCCATTACATCATGTACTTTctttaatgcccgtcacccaactaccccattcctcccatcctccctcccctccagcaatcttcagtttgtttcctatagttaagagtctctcagtctgtttccctctctgatgacttcctacTCAGTTTTCCAtcacttcccctatgatcctatGCATTGTTTCTTCCagatatgaatgaaaccatatgatagttgtctttcttggactgactgactttgttcagcataataccctccaattCCATCTGCATCGatgtaaatgataaatattcattctttcttatggatgagtaatattccattttacatatgaaccacatcttctttattcattcatctgtcaacggacatcttggctctttccatacaTTGActcttgtggacactgctgctacaaacactggggtgcattTTCCCCTttagatcattacatttgtatctttggggtaaatccctagtagtgtaattactgggtgGTCAAAATTATATAGATGCTtgagtccctgggtggctcagtgggttaagcctctgccttcagctcaggtcatgatctcagggtcctgggatcgagtcccgaattggggggggtctctgctcagcagggggcctgcttcccccctctctctgcctgcctctctgcctacttgtgatctctctctgtgtgtcaaataaataaaatcttttaaaacattataaagatGCAGAAATCCCAAACTAAGATGGTAGACAATGGTTGGTAGTAGAACAAATAACATAAATAGGAAGGTCAATCACCCAAGTGTCCTCAAGAAACAAAGTCCATCGAGTGAAGTTCTGGAAAGCAAagaggtttttaatttaaataaggtATCTTACAGTCTCAGCATTGCTTtctgaaaagaggaaaacatttcTAACTTTTGGTAGAATATAGTGAAATCATAAGAgcctgaaaaataagaaaatcagttCAAACCTTATTACCATCTTCAAGAATAGAGGCTCAGAAGATTATTATCACAAAGGAGTACTTATTTTTTGTAGAAAAGGATTCTTGGGATCACCCTCTTGAAGGCCTCCTTCATATCTTTATTTCTAAGGCTGTAGATGAGGGGATTCAACATGGGTGTGATGATCCCATAGAAGAGGGAAACCATCTTTCCCCAGTCCTTAGAGGTGGATGAAGGTGGTTGTAGGTACATGTATATacctgttccaaaaaatagagacACCACTACCATATGGGACCCACATGTCCCAAAAGCTTTTCGTCGTCCTTCTGCTGACCTGATTCTCAATACTGCATGAGTTATGAAGCCATAGGAAATGAGGATCAATGTCACTGGAATTAGCAGAATTAATACACTAAAGAAAAAGAGTTCAGCCTCAATAGGCTTTGTGTCAGCACATGATAACTTGAGAAGGGCAGGCACCTCGCAGAAAAAGTGATCCACTTCTTTGTGACCACAGCGTGGCATGTTAAGTGTCAAGGAAGACTGCAACACTGAGTTACTGAAGCCAGTGAGCCACGAGAAGCCTACCACCCTTAAGCAGAACCAATGATTCATAATGACTACATAGTGCAGGGGTCTGCAGACTGCCACATATCTGTCAAAGGACATGACAGCCAGGAGGAGACACTCAGTAGCACCCAGGGCCAGGAAGATAATGAGCTGGGCCACACAGCCACCATAGCTGATGGTCTTTTTGTTGCgacaaatatttatcaacataTGAGGGACTGTGCTTGTGGTATAGCACAGATCTAAGATGGAGAGATTAGCgagaaagaaatacatgggtGTGTGAAGTTTGGGATCCAGAATGCACACCATCATTATGGACACATTGCCAAAGATGGTGATTGTGTATGATATTAATAGGAGCAAAAACAGAGGCATTTGTAGCCAGGGCTTGTCTGAGAAGCCAAGTAGTATAAACTCTCTTGAGGAGCTCTCGTTAGCCCAGTTCATGATGACTCACTTATTTttcattcctagaaaaatataaaatagaaaagtaatcaATACATAATTATTGAATACTCTTATTGGAACTGAACCAAATTTGATTATTATAATGAATAATTAAACACCAAATATAATTTGTAGTCAATTAAATAGAACCCCTGTGAAATACAGTATGATTCTTTTAGGTTAGAAAGTAGTTCCCCTGTTTTTTAGTAGTTATGTTCAATTAAATGTATGAAGTAGAGCATCAGTTTTAAAtgataaagtatataatttatatgcagaGAGCACAGACAACTAAGTGGTAAAAGACATTTCAGTTCTCCCTTTTCTTATGTGTGTACAAAATATTGGTCCTAGATGATTTGATTCAAGGTAGTAAAATTACGGCTGACATAATTTATTGTGTTAACCACAGGTGAGAcatctttatatatctttttaaaaatttttattcaaattccagttggttaacatacagtgtagtattagtttcaggtgtgcaatgcAGTGGTGGAGCACTTCCATACACTACCCAGTACTCATCAGGACAAGGGCACTCCTTCATCCCCAACACTTGACCATCGAATCCCTCCTTGACTGACAGGAGACAGACACTGAAAAACAGATGTGAACTACATGTTATTGCTACTGTGACTCAGTGACCATAAATGATCTGCATACTCAGTAGTGGTGAGGCCAGGACTTAAGGGCAATTCTTTTTTCTATACCATGTCTCCCTCCAGGTCTGCAGAGAGCACCGCGAGATTGACTATGGCCACACAGCGGTGCTTATACATGAAAAAAGACCACCAGGAATCATATTATCAAGTTAATTTTCCTCAGTCTGTGGAAGTGAAGTGATCAGGCACGTTAATGATGACCCGAGTTCTTCGAAGTTTCTTCAGTccactttgtgtttttaaaggcAGATCATTACTAAGACTTAATCCCATTTGAATTTACAAGCACGAAGGGAGTGAGTGCAGCTAGACAGAGGGTGAGGCACTGAAGACAGGCTAGCACCACAGAGACAGACCTACCTGACACGGGGCGGACCGGCTTTTCCAGAGGGAGAACAGGCCACTGTACACCTACACCAGTGTGAGGCGAGATAGCTCTAAGAAATTTAACCCCtttcagggcaccagggtggctcagtccactaagcctctgacttttgcttttggctcagatgatctcagggttcaatGACTGAGCTCCACACTTGCCTggttaggattctctccctctgctcctccccactgcttgtgcataCACTcttgtctctcaaaaaaattttagagaggagaatggagttgggagaaattggaaggggaggtgaaccatgagagactatggactctgaaaaacaatctgaggggtttgaagtggcggggagggtgggaggttggggtaccaggtggtgggtattatggagggcacggattgcatggagcactgggtgtggtgaaaaaataatgaatactgtttttctgaaaataattaattaatttattttaaaaaaaagaaagaaaaaaagttttagaaaatatttttaccctTCTGTGATATGTGGGTTCAATTTCAGCTTTCTAGCAACACATATATATTATTCCTTGATAAATAACAGCAATACACCTTCAGCTGAAAAATGCAAAAGGATATGAGATTTGACTGTTGTTGGCATACatgtaagtttaaaattttcacaGGAAAAATTATGatacataaagataaaagcaaagtGCCAGATCAAAAATGTGCAGTGTTTATGTCAAAAATGATTGCTAtcttaaaacaaagaattattaccttggggcacctgagtggtcaGTCAGTTTAGTgcctatctttggctcaggtcatgagcctagggtcctgggcttgagccctgcatagggctccctgctcaacaagtaacctgcttctccctctccctttacccctccacATGCAGatactttttctctgtctctttctctcaaataaataaataaaatccaagaatattttttttaaagattttatttatatatttgacagagacagtgagaaatggaacacaagcagggggagtgggagaaggagaagcaggcttcccaccgggcagggagcccaacgtgggcctcgatcccaggaccccgggattatgacctgagccgaaggcagatgcttaactactgagctacccaggcaacccctcAAGAGAGAATTACTACATAATAATTATGAGACAAGTCCAAaaatccaataaataaacaacttgagggaggaaaaaatatgaagcaaaattagaaatagaaaagatataCAATTTTTCTGTCattaaggaaacacaaatcaaaataaCAAAGAAGTATCACATTATCTACTCATTTGGTaatggtagaaaaaaaatcacctttaaaaGTTAGCTTTTAGGAAAACAGCCCCTGGATCTACCACCTGCCCACGTTCCATTTCTGAGGTGTCTGATCCTGAGCACACTGGTGATCACCCTTCTGCCACATTTAGAATGAATCTCTGCACTGGTAATGAGAGTTACTGTGAAGCTCGAATAAGGCGGTGCACAGGTCTGAAGTCATGCGTGCCTCAGACAGCAAGCATTGAGTGAGTGTGAGCTGCTCGTCACTTAGAGTATCATGGATACCAGTCATTGGTACTAATCAATAACATAATAATGGGCCATTATTTCCGCTTGGCATGCACATCAGAAGACATATGACCAGATTTACTGTTGGTGGTGCCAACACTAAttgtaaatttatattataatgtgAGACAATTAAATATGtcactttttctttgcttctaccATTATACTGAGACCATAGTTTCCAGTAAATGAAAGTCAAATCAGTGGGTAGTCGGGGTACTGGGTTATCTGAAAGGTGTGGGCCATAAGATGACTCTACTCAGCATcggtattttcttctctttttttcacatCTTCTCTCCCCACATTTTGTATGACAGTGGGATCTACTCGTTCTAAATCCTCTTTTCTATTATCAGAAAACTGGACTCCTCCCTTGACAAGCACACATTCGTTTCACGGTCATCTTACGGTCTCTCCTATTTATATATCTTGCACTAATCAAAAGAAACCTTAAATACCACTATTCCATGTTTTGCTTAAAAACATCCCACTGACGGTTTTAATGTTTGGTGATATGATGGTCAAATGTGCGTTCTAAAGGGCGAAATGATAACCAGGGTGGTTTGaatcactgaaaatatttgaCATCTATTTTAAGATCCCtagcaaacaaaccaaacactGATGACTTCACCAGAGGCAGGAACGTGGGTGAGGTGACCAGAGGACAGAATTTcttgcttcagccattactcaCCTTTCTTTCAAGTATCAGAGAGATACCTGTGCCTTTCTTTGTGCGCTCTTTCTGAGACATGGTCGACATATGCAATTCCCTTTTGAGTTCTCAAGCTTTGTAACATTCTTATTCAATGACCTTTTCCCCACAGATCGGAATGGCATTGGCATGTAACCTGGGCTGCATCGTGAATATATAATATGAGAAAAGTCcttacaatgaaataaaagtgaTTTATAGGTATGTCTTCAGTTGCTGGAGCATGTTTGACTGATGTTGGCTCTGCTCATGAGGTTCCTAGTGAAGTTTACAGGGAGAAGTTGATTTTATAGGTACCAGCAACATTGGCTAAGACATAGAGAAAGGATGTCCCTTTAAGGGCTAACTATTCCTACATGCTGCATCCTCTATTTTAGCGCTAGGGATTCCAGAGTCTCTTGAGTTTAATTGGTCATTGTgtccagagagaaaataataagctCTATCCTCAACTGCACAGGCACACAGGTGGTTCACAAATGCTAAAGCCAGGGGAAAGACAATAATCAGAAAGTATAAACATAAACTGGGAAAAAATGTGGAGGTATTTactcagaaaagcaaaagggTAAATGAACTTATAGACCAAATTCCATTTAAATGGGTTCATGGTCAGAGAGTTATTCTactcatagtgtatatggaaaaaagtattcctgtttttcattgatgaatatggatatgTTTAGATTGTACCCATTAGTGATATTCAGCTTAAATAACTATATCAAACCAACCCACAACATGTAAATTATCACTTCGACTTTTAATGTTACCATGAATCCATCAAGGCAGAACTAGTAGAAATGATGTGGGATTACCATAAGACTAGATTTTGAATATAACTTGATTTTGTGCAATTTATACCTTAATATGTGCTCACCTAAGACTTGAATAcgataaagaaaactgaaatcgtcctttctgatggaggcataatactccatagtgtatatggagtatatccattcatccgttgaagggcatctttgttctttccacagtttggcgaccgtggccattgctgctataaacattgaggtacagatggcccttcttttcactacatctgtatctttggggtaaatacccaggagtgcaatggcagggtcatagggaagttctatttttaatttcttgaggaatctccacactgttctccaaagaggctgcaccaacttgcattcccaccaacagtggaagagggttcccatttctccacatcctctccaacacatgttgtttcctgtcttgctaatttaggtcattctaactggtgtaaggtggtatctcaatgtggttttattttgaatcaccctgatggctagtgatgatgaacattttttcatgtgtctgatagccatttgtatgtcttcactggagaagtgtctgttcatatcttctgcccattttttatatgattgtctgttttgtgtgtgttgagtttgaggagttcattatagatcctggatatcaaccttttgtctgtactgtcatttgcaaatatcatctcccattccgtgggttgcctctttgttttcttgactgtttcctttgctgtgcagaagcttttgattttgatgaagtcccaacagtttattttcgcttttttttcatttgcctttggagacatatcttgaaagaagttgctgtggctgatattgaagagattactgcctatgttctcctctaggattctgatggattcctgtctcatgttgaggtctttatccattttgagtttatctttgtgtatggtgtaagaggatggtcgagtttcattcttctacatatagctgtccagttttcccagcaccatttattgaagagactgtcttttttccactggaagagattatgctgagtgaaataagtcaagcagagagagtcaattatcatatggtttcacttatttgtggagcataacaaaaagcatgtaGGACATGGGGAgtggagagaagggggttggggtaaattggaaggggaggtgaatcatgagagactatggactctgaaaaacaatctgaggggtttggaggggcagggggtgggagatcggggtaccaggtggtgggtattagagagggcatggattgcatggagcactgggtgtggtgaaaaaataatgaatactgttatgctgaaaataaaaaataaattaaaaaaaccaaactaatgtgtactatacagtggctaactgaccataattttaaaaagtctggttttttggtttgtctcgttttttcccttttttcatttgctttatttcttaaatttcacatatgagtgaaatcacatggtatttgtctttctctggtttactTCTCTTAGTATTATACCCTCTAAATCTgcccatattgttgcaaatagcaagatttccttttttatggttgaataatattccattatatttatataccacatcttctctagcCATTCACTTATTGATGGgaacttaggttgcttccataatttgggtattaTGCTGGGTAATGTGGGTATTAATGCTGTAATAACCATAGAgatgcatatatcccttcaaattagtgatttttttaaaatttattttttatttattttcagcataacagtattcattattttttcaccacacccagtgctccatgcaatccatgccctctctaatacccaccacctggtacccccaatctcccacccctgccacttcaaacccctcagattgtttttcagagtccatagtctctcatggttcacctccccttccagtttaccccaactcccttctcctctctaactccccatgtcctccatgctatttgttatgctccacaaataagtgaaaccatatgataattgactctctctgcttgacttatttcactcagcataatctcttccagtcccgtccatgttgctacaaaagttgggtattcatcctttctgatggaggcataatactccatagtgtatcctttggataaatatccagtaacaaaattcctggatcataggcacttttttttttaaagattttattttttttttgatagagggagaatgagagagagagagcacaaactaggggagcagcaggagagggagaagcagactccccgctgaacagggagcctgatgttgggctcagtcccaggactgtgggatcatgacctgagatgaaggcagacacctaacaaactgagccacccagctgcccctcatagggcacttctattttcaatattttgaggaacccccacattgttttccacagtggctgtaccagtttacattctcaccgaCAGTGTAGggggattcctttttctccatatccttgccaatacttgttgcTTCAAGTGTTTtcaattttagttattctgataggtatgaggttttgatttgcatttccttgataatgaGAGATATTGATTATcatttcatatgtctgttgggcacgtgtatgtctttttttgaggaatgtctgttcatgtcctctgcatatttttaattgagttatttgttttcttggaattgagttgtataagttctttaaaaaaaggttttatttgttagagagactgagcaagcaagtgagagagcaagagagcacaagctaggaGGAGGCatagacagagagaaaaacaggctccccactgagcagggatcccaatgtggggctcaatctcaggaccctggaatcatgacctgagctaaaggcagatacagaaccaactgagccacccaaacacacCAAGGTATAttagttatttgtatattttggatactaaccctttctTAGAAATGTCAGttacaaataacttctcccactcagtagactgttttttagttttgttggttgttttcttcactgtgcagaagcttttattttgatgatgtcccaattgtttatttttgctttatttacttaCTTCAGTAGACATACCTACAAAAAAGTTGTTATTGCTAATGtccaagaaattactgcctgtgctctcttttgagatttttatggtttgagttctaacatttaggtctttaatcattttgaggttattttttgtgtatggtgtaagaaagtggtccagtgtcattcttctgcatgtaacTTTCCAGAGTTGTAAACAACTTGAAGAGGCTGtcattttcccattgcatattcttgcatACTATGCACAAAGAAAGTTGGCTACACacttgtgggtttatttctggactttctaccctattccattgatctatgtgtctatttttgtgctagtactaCATTACTACAGTTtagtaatgtaacttgaagtctagCATCATGATGTctgcagttttggttttctttctcaagattggttTGGCTATTCAGAGGCTTGTGTGGTTCCATAAAATATTAAGATTGTTCCAGGTCCGTGAAAATTAATGTTCATATCTTTAATTTCAGGTTATAATAtggccatttatttattattattatgttcagttaaccaacatatagtacatcattagtttttttagatttcttttcagtgttccagaactcattgtttatgtaccacacccacccttccacgcaatacgtgccctccataatacccaccaccaggctcacccaaccaccccccccaaaaccctcagattgtttttcagagtccatagtctctcatggttcatctccccttccaatttcccccaactcccttctcctctctaactccccatgtcctccatgctatttgttatgctccacaaataagtgaagccatatgataactgactctctctgcttgacttatttcactcagcataatctcttccagccccatccatgttgctccaaatgttgggtattcatcctttctgatggaggcgtaatactccatagtgtatatggaccacatcttccttatccattcgtccattgaaggg is from Mustela erminea isolate mMusErm1 chromosome 4, mMusErm1.Pri, whole genome shotgun sequence and encodes:
- the LOC116587875 gene encoding putative olfactory receptor 2B3, with the protein product MNWANESSSREFILLGFSDKPWLQMPLFLLLLISYTITIFGNVSIMMVCILDPKLHTPMYFFLANLSILDLCYTTSTVPHMLINICRNKKTISYGGCVAQLIIFLALGATECLLLAVMSFDRYVAVCRPLHYVVIMNHWFCLRVVGFSWLTGFSNSVLQSSLTLNMPRCGHKEVDHFFCEVPALLKLSCADTKPIEAELFFFSVLILLIPVTLILISYGFITHAVLRIRSAEGRRKAFGTCGSHMVVVSLFFGTGIYMYLQPPSSTSKDWGKMVSLFYGIITPMLNPLIYSLRNKDMKEAFKRVIPRILFYKK